GATGAAGTCGATTTGCTGGAGTCTGTCAGAGACTTTCTGTTGTCGGAAGCATTTACGGTAGAGTGCGTGACTTCTTTTCAAACGGCGGAAGAGAAAATAGAGATGTATGACTATGACTGTGTCGTTGTAGACATAAACCTGCCGGGTGGGAGCGGACTGGATATTATTCGTATATTGAAAAGGAAGAATAAGGATGCGGGTATTATTGTTATCTCCGCCAGAAATTCTTTGGATGATAAACTGACAGGTCTGGATATTGGTGCAGATGATTATCTTACCAAGCCTTTCCATCTTTCGGAACTGAATGCACGTATTAAATCCATTATACGCCGTCGCGGATTAAAGGGAACGAATATTAGAAGATTTAACGAGTTGACCATTGAATTTGATAATCGCCGGCTTCATGTGAACGGACTGGAGGTCGTATTGACCCGTAAAGAGTACGACCTGTTGCTTTATTTTATAATGAATGAAGATAAAGTGCTGAGTAAGGAGGATATAGCCGAACATTTGTGGGGAGATAATATGAGTCTGTCTGCCGATTCGTTCAGCTTTATTTATAATCATATCAAGAATCTCCGGAAGAAACTGATGGATAACGGGAGCGGCGATTACATCAAGTCGGTGTATGGGATCGGATATAAATTTTCAGAGTGATGAGCCTGATTAAATTGATACGGAAATATCTTTTTATATCCATCCTGGTCGTTCTTTTGATAGGAAGTGTTTCCCATTATCTGATCTTTCGCTTTTTTATTCATTATTCGAGTGACCGGATGTTGAAGGATCAAAAGACAAAGATCGAGAATTATATTGCTCAAAATGATACGTTACCTTTAGCTTCTACCTTGGTATTGAAACCTGCCAGAATAGAAGTTGAAGCTATTGAGGCGTCTGGCTCATTTCCGGATGAAATGTACAGGGATACCGTTATGTATAGCGAGGATACCGGAACTTTCACTCCGTACCGCCAGTTGTTTTTTACTGTTTCTTATAAAGACGAGCGTCACTTGATCACAATCAATCAGCCGACAGTCATTTCGAATGATTTGTTTTACGCTATTGTCACTTCTCTTTTATTGTTATTTGCCTTGTTTGTCTTGTTTACTTATGTAATTGAATATCTTCTGAAAAAGAATGTATGGTCTCCTTTGAATTATAATCTTCAGAAGTTACATGAATATGATTTGAAGGCGAATGCGGTATTGCAATTGGAGAATCCGGGTATCAAAGAATTAGATGAAATGAACGAAGTGATTTTGCGTATGGTCGATAAGATCAATGCCGACTACGAAAACTCTCGTCTTTTTACGGAGGATGCCTCCCATGAGATGCAGACCCCTTTATCCATCATCAAATCGAAGATGGACTTGCTGATGCAGAGCCCTCTGTTGATGCAGGATAAG
This is a stretch of genomic DNA from Parabacteroides chongii. It encodes these proteins:
- a CDS encoding response regulator transcription factor is translated as MNLLIIEDEVDLLESVRDFLLSEAFTVECVTSFQTAEEKIEMYDYDCVVVDINLPGGSGLDIIRILKRKNKDAGIIVISARNSLDDKLTGLDIGADDYLTKPFHLSELNARIKSIIRRRGLKGTNIRRFNELTIEFDNRRLHVNGLEVVLTRKEYDLLLYFIMNEDKVLSKEDIAEHLWGDNMSLSADSFSFIYNHIKNLRKKLMDNGSGDYIKSVYGIGYKFSE
- a CDS encoding sensor histidine kinase encodes the protein MSLIKLIRKYLFISILVVLLIGSVSHYLIFRFFIHYSSDRMLKDQKTKIENYIAQNDTLPLASTLVLKPARIEVEAIEASGSFPDEMYRDTVMYSEDTGTFTPYRQLFFTVSYKDERHLITINQPTVISNDLFYAIVTSLLLLFALFVLFTYVIEYLLKKNVWSPLNYNLQKLHEYDLKANAVLQLENPGIKELDEMNEVILRMVDKINADYENSRLFTEDASHEMQTPLSIIKSKMDLLMQSPLLMQDKDNENSVRAISRAVSRLSRLNKSLLLITRINNNQYAEKENIRLDELLAVYLNDLDELFEAKQLTVEISVSHCLLLMNSNLAEILLSNLLSNAIRHNLPQGRIDLFLDNSRLVISNTCRGGLRNEANLFNRITFHNKSEESLGLGLNIVKSICDKNEFHVQYDYPEDELFRITIVFS